One Antennarius striatus isolate MH-2024 chromosome 17, ASM4005453v1, whole genome shotgun sequence genomic window carries:
- the mapre3a gene encoding microtubule-associated protein RP/EB family member 3a isoform X2 — protein sequence MAVNVYATSVSIDNLSRHDMLAWVNDSLHLTYTKIEQLCSGAAYCQFMDMLFPGCILLKKVKFQAKLEHEFIHNFKVLQAAFKRMSVDKIIPVEKLVKGKFQDNFEFVQWFKKFFDANYDGKEYDPLLARQGQDVAPAPNPGPQRTSPTVPKNMPTPQRVQHNTPAMRKNPSLSRNGGSDAEIMELNQQVMELKLTVDGLEKERDFYFSKLRDIELICQEHESENNPVLSRIIDILYATEEGFAPPEDEDLDEQAHLDQDEY from the exons ATGGCAGTGAATGTGTACGCCACGTCTGTGTCCATTGACAACCTCAGCCGCCATGACATGCTGGCGTGGGTCAACGACTCTTTGCACCTCACCTACACCAAGATCGAACAGCTGTGTTCAG GAGCGGCGTACTGCCAGTTCATGGACATGTTGTTTCCAGGCTGCATCCTTCTGAAGAAGGTCAAGTTTCAAGCCAAGCTGGAGCACGAATTTATACACAACTTCAAAGTTCTTCAGGCGGCGTTCAAACGGATGAGCGTCGACAAA ATTATTCCCGTAGAGAAGCTGGTAAAAGGGAAGTTCCAAGACAACTTCGAGTTCGTGCAGTGGTTCAAGAAGTTCTTCGACGCCAACTACGACGGGAAGGAGTACGACCCTTTACTAGCCAGACAGGGGCAGGACGTGGCCCCCGCCCCCAACCCAG GACCACAGAGGACGTCTCCAACAGTTCCTAAAAACATGCCCACGCCACAGCGGGTCCAACACAACACTCCGGCCATGAGGAAGAACCCGTCTTTGTCTAGAAACGGGGGCAGCGACGCCGAGATCATGGAGCTAAATCAACAG gtgatggagctgaagctgaCCGTGGACGGGTTGGAGAAGGAGCGCGACTTCTACTTCAGCAAACTACGGGACATCGAGTTGATCTGCCAGGAACACGAGAGCGAAAACAACCCGGTGCTCAGCAGGATAATCGATATTCTCTACGCAACAGAG gaaGGCTTCGCGCCACCGGAGGACGAAGACCTGGATGAGCAAGCCCACCTGGACCAGGACGAATACTGA
- the LOC137610604 gene encoding ensconsin-like isoform X1 translates to MLGSTASMAVQTSVIPPSQATSARSIQNQKNGGRYGRNGDKQSSQLRKTSSSVNMSAKVCNAASQQDAVTSGQNVDERLKAARQRREQHQKLLASRELERLEREQRARKYFEQQLQQRRKKLQEQRLKEETRRAAVEEKRKQRLKEEKERHESTVRKTLEKSRRVKQNFAQKARGKNLVSRNAPRRLPLTPWEENLVGRLTTPTCSYLARSKTGQSGEVLHVCHRAVSFHSMNNSSTPIIPPHKPQQQRSGSARNRPPPSPGSNYRPPLSTGPNYRPPAAPGGNCRQQGGVKVAQAKLRHQDPNKNPNPGSPAANTRVKPAPAPKNRASPSPERTLHRFSGGHPAPQLELPPVLEEDAAVCSSALCPGNSRPIRMTGRQEKRNPPKTPSSVLAHDKTDATRTASPLRGPSPPQSPPDVCGPSSGVSDPEAASRLLSEKRREARLQREREEEERFQREEEERRSREELERRRAEERARRQAEAQRLIEEKRRREEEEQRRADEERAQAMREAILLQKQREEEQIREKTRAEEVRQEREKLAQKEEVARQARRKRLEEIMRRTRRADSPETKSAPETTSPKERQPKENETDVIPVVAFKERRSLRNLTGLEEIQTHQQAEVI, encoded by the exons ATGCTAGGCTCCACAGCTAGCATGGCAGTGCAGACCAGTGTCATCCCTCCATCGCAGGCGACTTCTGCACGCAGCATCCAGAACCAGAAGAACGGGGGCAGATATGGAAGAAATGGAG ACAAACAAAGTTCCCAGTTGAGGAAGACGTCCTCGTCTGTCAACATGTCGGCCAAAGTCTGCAACGCGGCCTCTCAACAGGATGCAG TGACGTCTGGACAGAACGTGGACGAGAGACTGAAGGCGGCGCGACAACGAAGGGAGCAGCACCAGAAGCTGTTGG cctcccgggagCTGGAGCGGCTGGAGAGGGAGCAGCGAGCCAGGAAGTACTTCGAgcaacagctgcagcagcgcAGGAAGAAGCTCCAGGAGCAACGGCTGAAGGAGGAGACGAGGCGCGCCGCCGTGGAGGAGAAACGCAAGCAGCgcctgaaggaggagaaa GAGCGGCATGAATCCACCGTGCGTAAGACGCTGGAGAAGAGCCGGCGGGTCAAGCAGAACTTCGCTCAAAAGGCTCGAGGGAAGAACCTCGTCAGCAGGAACG CTCCACGTCGCTTACCGCTGACGCCGTGGGAGGAGAACCTGGTCGGGCGTCTGACCACCCCAACATGCTCTTACCTGGCCAGGAGCAAGACTGGTCAGTCAGGAGAAG TCCTCCACGTTTGTCACCGTGCAGTTTCATTCCACTCCATGAACAACAGCTCAACCCCCATCATCCCCCCTCACAAGCCCCAGCAGCAGCGTTCTGGTTCGGCCCGCAACAGGCCGCCACCGTCACCTGGTTCCAACTACAGACCACCTCTGTCCACCGGTCCCAACTACAGACCACCTGCTGCCCCCGGGGGCAACTGCAGGCAGCAGGGGGGCGTCAAGGTGGCTCAG GCCAAACTGAGACACCAGGACCCCAACAAGAACCCAAACCCTGGATCTCCTGCTGCCAACACCAGAGTCAAACCGGCTCCAGCTCCTAAAAACAGAGCCTCGCCTTCGCCTGAACG GACGTTACACAGATTCTCCGGCGGACACCCGGCGCCTCAGCTGGAGCTTCCCCCGGTCCTTGAGGAGGATGCTGCCGTCTGCAGCTCTGCTCTCTGCCCCGGGAACTCCAGACCCATCAGGATGACGGGTCGGCAAGAGAAGAGGAACCCACCGAAGACTCCCAGTTCCGTCCTGGCCCACGATAAAACGGACGCGACGAGGACAGCAA GTCCTCTCAGAGGACCTTCGCCGCCACAGTCTCCTCCGGATGTTTGCGGGCCTTCGTCTGGGGTCTCGGACCCAGAGGCAGCGTCGCGCCTCCTGTCGGAAAAGAGAAGAGAGGCTCGGTTGCaacgggagagagaggaggaggagcgcttccagagagaggaggaggaacg GAGGAGTCGTGAGGAGCTGGAGCGCCGGCGGGCGGAGGAGCGAGCGCGACGGCAGGCCGAAGCCCAGCGTCTCAtcgaggagaagaggaggagggaagaggaggagcaaagACGAGCCGATGAAGAGCGAGCTCAGGCGATGAGGGAAGCCATCCTTCTACAGAAACAG AGGGAAGAAGAACAAATCAGAGAGAAGACCAGAGCCGAGGAGGTCAGACAGGAGAGGGAGAAACTGGCACAGAAGGAGGAGGTGGCACGTCAGGCCAGGAGAAAG CGACTGGAGGAGATCATGAGGAGAACCAGGAGGGCAGATTCTCCAGAAACG AAATCCGCACCGGAGACGACTTCGCCAAAGGAACGCCAACCAAAGGAAAACGAGACGGACGTGATTCCTGTCGTGGCCTTCAAAGAACGTCGGTCCCTGAGGAATCTGACCGGGCTTGAGGAGATCCAGACCCACCAGCAGGCAG AGGTCATCTGA
- the dpysl5a gene encoding dihydropyrimidinase-related protein 5a isoform X2 — translation MSSSSAMVRILIKGGKVVNDDCTQEADVYIENGIIQQVGKELMIPGGAKVIDASGKLVLPGGIDTSVHLEESFMNAITADDYYSGTKAALAGGTTMVIGHVLPERNESLLDAYENCRSSADPKTCCDYALHVGVTWWGPKVLAEMETLVRDKGVNSFQMYMAYKETLMLRDGELFQAMQHCKDIGAVARVHAENGELVAEGAKEALDLGISGPEGIEISRPEELEAEATHRAITIGNRAHCPVYLVNVSSMAAGDVVATAKMQGRVVHGETTTAHAVLNGMQYYHPDWAHAAAHVTAPPLRLDPNTPNILMSLLGNDTLNAVASDHRPFTVKQRAMGKDDFTKIPHGLPGVQDRMSVIWEKGVIGGKMDENRFVAVTSSNAAKIYNLYPRKGRIIPGADADVVVWDPEGSKTISVDNQVQGGDVNLYEGLRCHGVPLVTISRGRLVYENGIFTCAEGSGKFCPLRTFPDCLYKKMVQRAKLQAVKAVEREPYAGDVVPVVNSGRRDLGAPDLDTPTRPSTRHGGQRDLHESSFSLSGAQIDDNIPKRSSARILAPPGGRSSGIW, via the exons ATGTCTTCCAGCTCGGCGATGGTGCGGATCCTGATAAAGGGCGGTAAGGTGGTGAACGACGACTGCACCCAGGAGGCCGACGTCTACATCGAGAACGGCATCATCCAGCAGGTGGGGAAGGAGCTGATGATCCCGGGCGGGGCCAAAGTCATCGACGCCTCTGGGAAGCTGGTCCTGCCCGGCGGCATCGACACCAGCGTCCATCTGGAGGAGAGCTTCATGAACGCCATCACGGCCGACGACTACTACAGCGGCACCAAG GCGGCTCTGGCCGGAGGAACCACGATGGTGATCGGACACGTTCTGCCGGAGAGGAACGAGTCTCTGCTGGACGCCTACGAGAACTGCCGCAGCTCGGCCGACCCCAAAACCTGCTGCGACTACGCCCTGCATGTGGGGGTGACCTGGTGGGGGCCCAAGGTTCTAGCTGAGATGGAGACACTGGTGCGGGACAAAGGCGTCAACTCCTTCCAGATGTACATGGCCTACAAGGAGACGTTGATGCTGAGGGACGGCGAGCTCTTCCAGGCGATGCAGCACTGCAAGGACATCGGCGCCGTGGCGAGGGTCCACGCCGAGAACGGAGAGCTGGTGGCGGAG GGTGCAAAGGAAGCGTTGGATCTGGGAATCAGTGGCCCAGAGGGGATCGAGATCAGCCGTCCGGAGGAG CTGGAGGCGGAGGCGACCCACCGGGCCATCACCATCGGCAACCGG gcccACTGCCCGGTCTACCTCGTCAACGTTTCCAGTATGGCTGCCGGTGACGTCGTGGCGACCGCCAAGATGCAGG GTAGGGTGGTCCACGGTGAGACGACCACGGCCCACGCCGTCCTCAATGGGATGCAGTACTACCATCCGGACTGGGCCCACGCCGCCGCACACGTCACGGCCCCGCCCCTCCGCCtggaccccaacacccccaacATCCTGATGAGCCTGCTGGGAAA CGACACCCTGAACGCCGTGGCGTCCGACCATCGCCCGTTCACCGTCAAGCAGAGAGCCATGGGCAAAGACGACTTCACCAAGATCCCCCACGGACTCCCGGGGGTCCAGGACCGCATGAGCGTCATCTGGGAGAAGGGCGTG ATCGGAGGGAAGATGGACGAGAATCGCTTCGTGGCCGTCACCAGCTCCAACGCCGCCAAGATCTACAACCTCTACCCCAGGAAGGGGAGGATCATCCCCGGAGCTGACGCTGACGTGGTGGTGTGGGACCCCGAGGGATCCAA AACCATCTCCGTGGACAACCAGGTCCAGGGCGGAGACGTCAACCTCTACGAAGGCCTGCGTTGCCATGGCGTCCCGCTGGTCACCATCAGCCGCGGTCGGCTGGTTTACGAGAACGGGATCTTCACCTGTGCCGAGGGATCCGGAAAGTTCTGCCCCCTGAGGACCTTCCCGGATTGTCTCTACAAGAAGATGGTCCAGAGAGCGAAG CTCCAGGCGGTGAAGGCGGTGGAACGGGAACCCTACGCCGGCGACGTCGTCCCGGTGGTCAACTCAGGGAGGAGGGATTTAGGAGCTCCGGATCTGGACACGCCCACCCGGCCCAGCACCCGCCACGGGGGTCAACGGGACCTCCACGAGTCCAGCTTCAGCCTGTCTG gAGCCCAGATCGACGACAACATTCCAAAGAGGTCTTCGGCTCGGATCCTCGCTCCTCCCGGAGGTCGATCCAGCGGGATCTGGTAA
- the LOC137610604 gene encoding ensconsin-like isoform X2, with the protein MLGSTASMAVQTSVIPPSQATSARSIQNQKNGGRYGRNGDKQSSQLRKTSSSVNMSAKVCNAASQQDAVTSGQNVDERLKAARQRREQHQKLLASRELERLEREQRARKYFEQQLQQRRKKLQEQRLKEETRRAAVEEKRKQRLKEEKERHESTVRKTLEKSRRVKQNFAQKARGKNLVSRNAPRRLPLTPWEENLVGRLTTPTCSYLARSKTGQSGEVSFHSMNNSSTPIIPPHKPQQQRSGSARNRPPPSPGSNYRPPLSTGPNYRPPAAPGGNCRQQGGVKVAQAKLRHQDPNKNPNPGSPAANTRVKPAPAPKNRASPSPERTLHRFSGGHPAPQLELPPVLEEDAAVCSSALCPGNSRPIRMTGRQEKRNPPKTPSSVLAHDKTDATRTASPLRGPSPPQSPPDVCGPSSGVSDPEAASRLLSEKRREARLQREREEEERFQREEEERRSREELERRRAEERARRQAEAQRLIEEKRRREEEEQRRADEERAQAMREAILLQKQREEEQIREKTRAEEVRQEREKLAQKEEVARQARRKRLEEIMRRTRRADSPETKSAPETTSPKERQPKENETDVIPVVAFKERRSLRNLTGLEEIQTHQQAEVI; encoded by the exons ATGCTAGGCTCCACAGCTAGCATGGCAGTGCAGACCAGTGTCATCCCTCCATCGCAGGCGACTTCTGCACGCAGCATCCAGAACCAGAAGAACGGGGGCAGATATGGAAGAAATGGAG ACAAACAAAGTTCCCAGTTGAGGAAGACGTCCTCGTCTGTCAACATGTCGGCCAAAGTCTGCAACGCGGCCTCTCAACAGGATGCAG TGACGTCTGGACAGAACGTGGACGAGAGACTGAAGGCGGCGCGACAACGAAGGGAGCAGCACCAGAAGCTGTTGG cctcccgggagCTGGAGCGGCTGGAGAGGGAGCAGCGAGCCAGGAAGTACTTCGAgcaacagctgcagcagcgcAGGAAGAAGCTCCAGGAGCAACGGCTGAAGGAGGAGACGAGGCGCGCCGCCGTGGAGGAGAAACGCAAGCAGCgcctgaaggaggagaaa GAGCGGCATGAATCCACCGTGCGTAAGACGCTGGAGAAGAGCCGGCGGGTCAAGCAGAACTTCGCTCAAAAGGCTCGAGGGAAGAACCTCGTCAGCAGGAACG CTCCACGTCGCTTACCGCTGACGCCGTGGGAGGAGAACCTGGTCGGGCGTCTGACCACCCCAACATGCTCTTACCTGGCCAGGAGCAAGACTGGTCAGTCAGGAGAAG TTTCATTCCACTCCATGAACAACAGCTCAACCCCCATCATCCCCCCTCACAAGCCCCAGCAGCAGCGTTCTGGTTCGGCCCGCAACAGGCCGCCACCGTCACCTGGTTCCAACTACAGACCACCTCTGTCCACCGGTCCCAACTACAGACCACCTGCTGCCCCCGGGGGCAACTGCAGGCAGCAGGGGGGCGTCAAGGTGGCTCAG GCCAAACTGAGACACCAGGACCCCAACAAGAACCCAAACCCTGGATCTCCTGCTGCCAACACCAGAGTCAAACCGGCTCCAGCTCCTAAAAACAGAGCCTCGCCTTCGCCTGAACG GACGTTACACAGATTCTCCGGCGGACACCCGGCGCCTCAGCTGGAGCTTCCCCCGGTCCTTGAGGAGGATGCTGCCGTCTGCAGCTCTGCTCTCTGCCCCGGGAACTCCAGACCCATCAGGATGACGGGTCGGCAAGAGAAGAGGAACCCACCGAAGACTCCCAGTTCCGTCCTGGCCCACGATAAAACGGACGCGACGAGGACAGCAA GTCCTCTCAGAGGACCTTCGCCGCCACAGTCTCCTCCGGATGTTTGCGGGCCTTCGTCTGGGGTCTCGGACCCAGAGGCAGCGTCGCGCCTCCTGTCGGAAAAGAGAAGAGAGGCTCGGTTGCaacgggagagagaggaggaggagcgcttccagagagaggaggaggaacg GAGGAGTCGTGAGGAGCTGGAGCGCCGGCGGGCGGAGGAGCGAGCGCGACGGCAGGCCGAAGCCCAGCGTCTCAtcgaggagaagaggaggagggaagaggaggagcaaagACGAGCCGATGAAGAGCGAGCTCAGGCGATGAGGGAAGCCATCCTTCTACAGAAACAG AGGGAAGAAGAACAAATCAGAGAGAAGACCAGAGCCGAGGAGGTCAGACAGGAGAGGGAGAAACTGGCACAGAAGGAGGAGGTGGCACGTCAGGCCAGGAGAAAG CGACTGGAGGAGATCATGAGGAGAACCAGGAGGGCAGATTCTCCAGAAACG AAATCCGCACCGGAGACGACTTCGCCAAAGGAACGCCAACCAAAGGAAAACGAGACGGACGTGATTCCTGTCGTGGCCTTCAAAGAACGTCGGTCCCTGAGGAATCTGACCGGGCTTGAGGAGATCCAGACCCACCAGCAGGCAG AGGTCATCTGA
- the mapre3a gene encoding microtubule-associated protein RP/EB family member 3a isoform X1 — protein sequence MAVNVYATSVSIDNLSRHDMLAWVNDSLHLTYTKIEQLCSGAAYCQFMDMLFPGCILLKKVKFQAKLEHEFIHNFKVLQAAFKRMSVDKIIPVEKLVKGKFQDNFEFVQWFKKFFDANYDGKEYDPLLARQGQDVAPAPNPGDHFTHKPKRNPGPQRTSPTVPKNMPTPQRVQHNTPAMRKNPSLSRNGGSDAEIMELNQQVMELKLTVDGLEKERDFYFSKLRDIELICQEHESENNPVLSRIIDILYATEEGFAPPEDEDLDEQAHLDQDEY from the exons ATGGCAGTGAATGTGTACGCCACGTCTGTGTCCATTGACAACCTCAGCCGCCATGACATGCTGGCGTGGGTCAACGACTCTTTGCACCTCACCTACACCAAGATCGAACAGCTGTGTTCAG GAGCGGCGTACTGCCAGTTCATGGACATGTTGTTTCCAGGCTGCATCCTTCTGAAGAAGGTCAAGTTTCAAGCCAAGCTGGAGCACGAATTTATACACAACTTCAAAGTTCTTCAGGCGGCGTTCAAACGGATGAGCGTCGACAAA ATTATTCCCGTAGAGAAGCTGGTAAAAGGGAAGTTCCAAGACAACTTCGAGTTCGTGCAGTGGTTCAAGAAGTTCTTCGACGCCAACTACGACGGGAAGGAGTACGACCCTTTACTAGCCAGACAGGGGCAGGACGTGGCCCCCGCCCCCAACCCAGGTGATCACTTTACCCACAAACCAAAGAGAAACCCAG GACCACAGAGGACGTCTCCAACAGTTCCTAAAAACATGCCCACGCCACAGCGGGTCCAACACAACACTCCGGCCATGAGGAAGAACCCGTCTTTGTCTAGAAACGGGGGCAGCGACGCCGAGATCATGGAGCTAAATCAACAG gtgatggagctgaagctgaCCGTGGACGGGTTGGAGAAGGAGCGCGACTTCTACTTCAGCAAACTACGGGACATCGAGTTGATCTGCCAGGAACACGAGAGCGAAAACAACCCGGTGCTCAGCAGGATAATCGATATTCTCTACGCAACAGAG gaaGGCTTCGCGCCACCGGAGGACGAAGACCTGGATGAGCAAGCCCACCTGGACCAGGACGAATACTGA
- the dpysl5a gene encoding dihydropyrimidinase-related protein 5a isoform X1 has protein sequence MSSSSAMVRILIKGGKVVNDDCTQEADVYIENGIIQQVGKELMIPGGAKVIDASGKLVLPGGIDTSVHLEESFMNAITADDYYSGTKAALAGGTTMVIGHVLPERNESLLDAYENCRSSADPKTCCDYALHVGVTWWGPKVLAEMETLVRDKGVNSFQMYMAYKETLMLRDGELFQAMQHCKDIGAVARVHAENGELVAEGAKEALDLGISGPEGIEISRPEELEAEATHRAITIGNRAHCPVYLVNVSSMAAGDVVATAKMQGRVVHGETTTAHAVLNGMQYYHPDWAHAAAHVTAPPLRLDPNTPNILMSLLGNDTLNAVASDHRPFTVKQRAMGKDDFTKIPHGLPGVQDRMSVIWEKGVIGGKMDENRFVAVTSSNAAKIYNLYPRKGRIIPGADADVVVWDPEGSKTISVDNQVQGGDVNLYEGLRCHGVPLVTISRGRLVYENGIFTCAEGSGKFCPLRTFPDCLYKKMVQRAKQLQAVKAVEREPYAGDVVPVVNSGRRDLGAPDLDTPTRPSTRHGGQRDLHESSFSLSGAQIDDNIPKRSSARILAPPGGRSSGIW, from the exons ATGTCTTCCAGCTCGGCGATGGTGCGGATCCTGATAAAGGGCGGTAAGGTGGTGAACGACGACTGCACCCAGGAGGCCGACGTCTACATCGAGAACGGCATCATCCAGCAGGTGGGGAAGGAGCTGATGATCCCGGGCGGGGCCAAAGTCATCGACGCCTCTGGGAAGCTGGTCCTGCCCGGCGGCATCGACACCAGCGTCCATCTGGAGGAGAGCTTCATGAACGCCATCACGGCCGACGACTACTACAGCGGCACCAAG GCGGCTCTGGCCGGAGGAACCACGATGGTGATCGGACACGTTCTGCCGGAGAGGAACGAGTCTCTGCTGGACGCCTACGAGAACTGCCGCAGCTCGGCCGACCCCAAAACCTGCTGCGACTACGCCCTGCATGTGGGGGTGACCTGGTGGGGGCCCAAGGTTCTAGCTGAGATGGAGACACTGGTGCGGGACAAAGGCGTCAACTCCTTCCAGATGTACATGGCCTACAAGGAGACGTTGATGCTGAGGGACGGCGAGCTCTTCCAGGCGATGCAGCACTGCAAGGACATCGGCGCCGTGGCGAGGGTCCACGCCGAGAACGGAGAGCTGGTGGCGGAG GGTGCAAAGGAAGCGTTGGATCTGGGAATCAGTGGCCCAGAGGGGATCGAGATCAGCCGTCCGGAGGAG CTGGAGGCGGAGGCGACCCACCGGGCCATCACCATCGGCAACCGG gcccACTGCCCGGTCTACCTCGTCAACGTTTCCAGTATGGCTGCCGGTGACGTCGTGGCGACCGCCAAGATGCAGG GTAGGGTGGTCCACGGTGAGACGACCACGGCCCACGCCGTCCTCAATGGGATGCAGTACTACCATCCGGACTGGGCCCACGCCGCCGCACACGTCACGGCCCCGCCCCTCCGCCtggaccccaacacccccaacATCCTGATGAGCCTGCTGGGAAA CGACACCCTGAACGCCGTGGCGTCCGACCATCGCCCGTTCACCGTCAAGCAGAGAGCCATGGGCAAAGACGACTTCACCAAGATCCCCCACGGACTCCCGGGGGTCCAGGACCGCATGAGCGTCATCTGGGAGAAGGGCGTG ATCGGAGGGAAGATGGACGAGAATCGCTTCGTGGCCGTCACCAGCTCCAACGCCGCCAAGATCTACAACCTCTACCCCAGGAAGGGGAGGATCATCCCCGGAGCTGACGCTGACGTGGTGGTGTGGGACCCCGAGGGATCCAA AACCATCTCCGTGGACAACCAGGTCCAGGGCGGAGACGTCAACCTCTACGAAGGCCTGCGTTGCCATGGCGTCCCGCTGGTCACCATCAGCCGCGGTCGGCTGGTTTACGAGAACGGGATCTTCACCTGTGCCGAGGGATCCGGAAAGTTCTGCCCCCTGAGGACCTTCCCGGATTGTCTCTACAAGAAGATGGTCCAGAGAGCGAAG CAGCTCCAGGCGGTGAAGGCGGTGGAACGGGAACCCTACGCCGGCGACGTCGTCCCGGTGGTCAACTCAGGGAGGAGGGATTTAGGAGCTCCGGATCTGGACACGCCCACCCGGCCCAGCACCCGCCACGGGGGTCAACGGGACCTCCACGAGTCCAGCTTCAGCCTGTCTG gAGCCCAGATCGACGACAACATTCCAAAGAGGTCTTCGGCTCGGATCCTCGCTCCTCCCGGAGGTCGATCCAGCGGGATCTGGTAA
- the LOC137610604 gene encoding ensconsin-like isoform X3 — translation MLGSTASMAVQTSVIPPSQATSARSIQNQKNGGRYGRNGDKQSSQLRKTSSSVNMSAKVCNAASQQDAVTSGQNVDERLKAARQRREQHQKLLASRELERLEREQRARKYFEQQLQQRRKKLQEQRLKEETRRAAVEEKRKQRLKEEKERHESTVRKTLEKSRRVKQNFAQKARGKNLVSRNVSFHSMNNSSTPIIPPHKPQQQRSGSARNRPPPSPGSNYRPPLSTGPNYRPPAAPGGNCRQQGGVKVAQAKLRHQDPNKNPNPGSPAANTRVKPAPAPKNRASPSPERTLHRFSGGHPAPQLELPPVLEEDAAVCSSALCPGNSRPIRMTGRQEKRNPPKTPSSVLAHDKTDATRTASPLRGPSPPQSPPDVCGPSSGVSDPEAASRLLSEKRREARLQREREEEERFQREEEERRSREELERRRAEERARRQAEAQRLIEEKRRREEEEQRRADEERAQAMREAILLQKQREEEQIREKTRAEEVRQEREKLAQKEEVARQARRKRLEEIMRRTRRADSPETKSAPETTSPKERQPKENETDVIPVVAFKERRSLRNLTGLEEIQTHQQAEVI, via the exons ATGCTAGGCTCCACAGCTAGCATGGCAGTGCAGACCAGTGTCATCCCTCCATCGCAGGCGACTTCTGCACGCAGCATCCAGAACCAGAAGAACGGGGGCAGATATGGAAGAAATGGAG ACAAACAAAGTTCCCAGTTGAGGAAGACGTCCTCGTCTGTCAACATGTCGGCCAAAGTCTGCAACGCGGCCTCTCAACAGGATGCAG TGACGTCTGGACAGAACGTGGACGAGAGACTGAAGGCGGCGCGACAACGAAGGGAGCAGCACCAGAAGCTGTTGG cctcccgggagCTGGAGCGGCTGGAGAGGGAGCAGCGAGCCAGGAAGTACTTCGAgcaacagctgcagcagcgcAGGAAGAAGCTCCAGGAGCAACGGCTGAAGGAGGAGACGAGGCGCGCCGCCGTGGAGGAGAAACGCAAGCAGCgcctgaaggaggagaaa GAGCGGCATGAATCCACCGTGCGTAAGACGCTGGAGAAGAGCCGGCGGGTCAAGCAGAACTTCGCTCAAAAGGCTCGAGGGAAGAACCTCGTCAGCAGGAACG TTTCATTCCACTCCATGAACAACAGCTCAACCCCCATCATCCCCCCTCACAAGCCCCAGCAGCAGCGTTCTGGTTCGGCCCGCAACAGGCCGCCACCGTCACCTGGTTCCAACTACAGACCACCTCTGTCCACCGGTCCCAACTACAGACCACCTGCTGCCCCCGGGGGCAACTGCAGGCAGCAGGGGGGCGTCAAGGTGGCTCAG GCCAAACTGAGACACCAGGACCCCAACAAGAACCCAAACCCTGGATCTCCTGCTGCCAACACCAGAGTCAAACCGGCTCCAGCTCCTAAAAACAGAGCCTCGCCTTCGCCTGAACG GACGTTACACAGATTCTCCGGCGGACACCCGGCGCCTCAGCTGGAGCTTCCCCCGGTCCTTGAGGAGGATGCTGCCGTCTGCAGCTCTGCTCTCTGCCCCGGGAACTCCAGACCCATCAGGATGACGGGTCGGCAAGAGAAGAGGAACCCACCGAAGACTCCCAGTTCCGTCCTGGCCCACGATAAAACGGACGCGACGAGGACAGCAA GTCCTCTCAGAGGACCTTCGCCGCCACAGTCTCCTCCGGATGTTTGCGGGCCTTCGTCTGGGGTCTCGGACCCAGAGGCAGCGTCGCGCCTCCTGTCGGAAAAGAGAAGAGAGGCTCGGTTGCaacgggagagagaggaggaggagcgcttccagagagaggaggaggaacg GAGGAGTCGTGAGGAGCTGGAGCGCCGGCGGGCGGAGGAGCGAGCGCGACGGCAGGCCGAAGCCCAGCGTCTCAtcgaggagaagaggaggagggaagaggaggagcaaagACGAGCCGATGAAGAGCGAGCTCAGGCGATGAGGGAAGCCATCCTTCTACAGAAACAG AGGGAAGAAGAACAAATCAGAGAGAAGACCAGAGCCGAGGAGGTCAGACAGGAGAGGGAGAAACTGGCACAGAAGGAGGAGGTGGCACGTCAGGCCAGGAGAAAG CGACTGGAGGAGATCATGAGGAGAACCAGGAGGGCAGATTCTCCAGAAACG AAATCCGCACCGGAGACGACTTCGCCAAAGGAACGCCAACCAAAGGAAAACGAGACGGACGTGATTCCTGTCGTGGCCTTCAAAGAACGTCGGTCCCTGAGGAATCTGACCGGGCTTGAGGAGATCCAGACCCACCAGCAGGCAG AGGTCATCTGA